One window of uncultured Erythrobacter sp. genomic DNA carries:
- a CDS encoding response regulator, translating to MPAGTVIETPEDVLTALGISANEADMPEAESEDVDAIVRAAKAMRDGKSITEVQQAAAKVCLIVDDSRVIRKVSSKIAKSMGYVPVEAQDGTEALARCKRAMPTLVLTDWNMPEMDGIEFVRQLRAIPTPKAPTVVFCTSKGEVADIHEGISAGADDYIVKPFDEAALRAKLEKLGRG from the coding sequence TTGCCTGCGGGCACCGTGATCGAAACGCCCGAGGATGTGCTCACGGCGCTGGGCATTTCGGCCAATGAGGCGGATATGCCCGAAGCCGAAAGCGAAGATGTCGATGCGATTGTCCGCGCTGCCAAGGCGATGCGCGACGGCAAGAGCATTACCGAAGTTCAGCAAGCGGCGGCCAAGGTCTGCCTGATCGTCGATGACAGCCGCGTGATCCGCAAAGTCTCGTCCAAAATCGCCAAGAGCATGGGCTATGTCCCGGTCGAAGCGCAAGACGGCACCGAAGCGCTCGCCCGCTGCAAACGCGCAATGCCGACATTGGTGCTGACCGACTGGAACATGCCCGAAATGGACGGCATCGAATTCGTCCGCCAACTGCGCGCAATCCCAACTCCCAAAGCCCCGACGGTGGTATTCTGCACCTCGAAAGGCGAGGTCGCCGACATCCACGAAGGCATCAGCGCCGGCGCCGATGATTACATCGTGAAGCCGTTTGATGAGGCTGCTTTGCGGGCGAAACTGGAGAAGCTGGGGCGGGGGTAG
- the era gene encoding GTPase Era, whose protein sequence is MDQAPTQCGVVAVIGAPNAGKSTLVNQLVGQKVAITSAKAQTTRARMLGIALFGTVQMILVDTPGIFAPRRRLDRAMVSAAWEGAESADAVLLIIDPIKQRRHELEPLLEALEKRPERKILVLNKVDKAKKEPLLALAQELGERIDFAEIFFVSALSGDGVPEMKEALAKMMPDGVWMYPEDQVSDASERLLAAEITREQLYAQLHEELPYDCAVRPEQYKTRPDGSLEIHQQIVVARDSQKPIVLGKGGQRIKAIGEAARLELSEILGVKVHLFLHVKHSEGWSEDKEVFEEMGLDWVR, encoded by the coding sequence ATGGATCAAGCTCCAACACAGTGCGGCGTTGTCGCGGTTATCGGTGCGCCCAATGCGGGCAAATCGACTTTGGTGAACCAGTTGGTCGGCCAGAAGGTCGCCATCACCAGTGCCAAAGCGCAAACTACGCGCGCAAGAATGCTGGGCATTGCACTGTTCGGCACAGTCCAGATGATCCTGGTCGATACGCCGGGCATCTTCGCGCCCCGCCGCCGCCTCGACCGCGCGATGGTGAGCGCGGCATGGGAAGGCGCGGAAAGCGCCGATGCCGTGCTGCTCATCATCGATCCGATCAAGCAACGCCGCCACGAGCTGGAACCGCTGCTGGAGGCGCTGGAGAAGCGGCCCGAGCGCAAGATTCTGGTCCTGAACAAGGTCGACAAGGCGAAGAAGGAACCGCTGCTCGCACTTGCGCAGGAACTAGGTGAGCGGATCGATTTTGCCGAGATTTTCTTCGTCTCCGCGCTCAGCGGTGACGGTGTTCCCGAGATGAAGGAAGCGCTCGCCAAGATGATGCCCGATGGCGTGTGGATGTATCCCGAAGATCAGGTCTCGGACGCCTCAGAGCGCCTGCTCGCCGCCGAGATCACCCGCGAACAGCTCTACGCCCAGCTCCACGAAGAGCTGCCCTATGATTGCGCAGTGCGGCCCGAGCAATACAAGACGCGCCCCGATGGCAGTCTGGAAATCCACCAGCAAATTGTGGTCGCGCGCGACAGCCAGAAGCCCATCGTGCTCGGCAAAGGCGGCCAACGCATCAAGGCGATCGGCGAGGCCGCACGACTGGAATTGAGCGAGATTTTGGGTGTGAAGGTGCACCTCTTCCTGCATGTGAAACACTCCGAAGGGTGGAGCGAGGACAAGGAGGTCTTTGAAGAGATGGGGCTGGATTGGGTTCGGTGA
- the rnc gene encoding ribonuclease III, giving the protein MTDLTQETRDWLAATGFRVGNEQIWIEALTHGSFNGSRNGSDEADYQRLEFLGDRVLGLSVASWLYRASGSHEGQLSQRLNALVSGATCARIAREIGLSDHIRLGKQAREDGGADSDNILGDVMESLIGASFLDNGYDAARDVIYRLWDGELSGNAGKSKHPKSALQEWAAGNQRAMPKYEITDRSGPDHAARFTVAVSIHKVGEAQATASSKSEAEKLAAKAFLEEFG; this is encoded by the coding sequence ATGACTGATCTCACCCAGGAAACCCGCGACTGGCTCGCCGCTACCGGCTTTAGGGTTGGCAACGAGCAAATCTGGATCGAAGCGCTCACCCACGGCAGCTTCAATGGATCGCGCAATGGCAGCGACGAGGCCGATTACCAGCGGCTCGAATTTCTCGGCGACCGCGTGCTCGGGCTTTCCGTGGCAAGCTGGCTCTACCGAGCATCGGGCAGTCACGAAGGCCAGCTTTCGCAGCGCCTCAACGCGCTGGTCAGCGGTGCGACCTGCGCGCGCATCGCCCGCGAAATCGGACTGTCCGACCACATCCGCCTCGGCAAGCAAGCGCGCGAGGATGGCGGCGCGGATAGCGACAACATCCTTGGCGATGTGATGGAATCGCTGATCGGGGCGAGCTTCCTCGACAATGGCTATGACGCCGCGCGCGATGTTATCTACCGCCTGTGGGACGGCGAGCTGTCGGGCAATGCGGGCAAGTCCAAACATCCCAAAAGCGCGCTTCAGGAATGGGCCGCAGGCAATCAGCGCGCGATGCCCAAATACGAAATCACAGACCGCAGCGGGCCGGACCACGCCGCCCGCTTCACCGTCGCGGTCAGCATCCACAAGGTCGGCGAGGCGCAGGCAACCGCTTCAAGCAAAAGCGAAGCCGAAAAGCTCGCCGCCAAAGCATTTTTAGAGGAATTCGGGTGA
- the lepB gene encoding signal peptidase I produces MNVKTQSPAAAPASPDNASAIEDQPESFMSFLWFLAKLLFAVLLFRSFVFSPFSIPSESMLPRLWNGDYLLAAKWSYGYSDYSLPFSAPLIPGRIFASEPERGDVVIFKHPVDETDYIKRVIAVPGDTVAMIDGQIMLNGELVPREPMAEFEIPISVNTGCAWGGDEATNADGEAVCRYTRFRETLPGGPSYDVLDFGNRPSDSYPPKIIPEGHFFVLGDNRDNSRDSRFEARSGDAVGIVPQENLVGEAAVIMFSTDGSAEWAKPWTWFTAARWSRIGTGL; encoded by the coding sequence ATGAATGTTAAGACCCAATCTCCTGCCGCCGCCCCCGCGTCCCCAGATAACGCAAGCGCAATCGAAGACCAGCCTGAGAGCTTTATGAGCTTCCTCTGGTTCCTCGCCAAGCTGCTGTTTGCCGTGCTGCTGTTCCGCAGCTTTGTTTTCTCGCCTTTTTCGATTCCATCGGAAAGCATGCTGCCGCGCCTGTGGAACGGCGACTATCTGCTCGCGGCCAAATGGTCCTATGGCTATTCGGACTATTCGCTGCCGTTCAGCGCGCCGCTGATCCCCGGACGGATCTTTGCCAGCGAGCCGGAGCGCGGCGATGTGGTGATCTTCAAACACCCGGTCGACGAGACCGACTACATAAAGCGCGTCATCGCGGTCCCGGGCGACACCGTTGCTATGATCGACGGTCAGATCATGCTCAATGGCGAGCTGGTCCCGCGCGAACCGATGGCAGAATTTGAAATCCCGATATCGGTCAACACAGGCTGCGCATGGGGCGGCGATGAAGCCACCAACGCCGATGGCGAGGCTGTGTGCCGCTACACGCGCTTCCGCGAAACGCTCCCCGGCGGACCCAGCTACGACGTGCTCGATTTCGGCAACCGTCCCTCCGACAGCTACCCGCCCAAGATCATTCCCGAAGGCCATTTCTTCGTGCTGGGCGACAACCGCGACAATTCGCGCGACAGCCGGTTCGAGGCGCGCAGCGGAGATGCGGTCGGGATTGTCCCGCAGGAAAATCTGGTTGGCGAAGCTGCGGTCATCATGTTCTCCACCGACGGCTCTGCCGAATGGGCCAAGCCCTGGACGTGGTTCACCGCCGCGCGCTGGAGCCGGATTGGCACCGGGCTGTGA
- the pgi gene encoding glucose-6-phosphate isomerase, whose protein sequence is MSKQADRKPLWDRLKALPQPTLTELFGADEARVEKLSQRLDFDLGELGQVGMLLDWSKTHLDDDALAVFEELTDRAGFDASREALFSGGIVNPTEGRAATHGAMRGSGTEADVEEAEALLARMGMLVEAVHQGAFGDINHLIHIGIGGSALGPDLAVDALTRDLKLVDVHVVSNIDGLALEQAFAACNPATTMIAVASKTFTTTETMTNAASALKWLGDNGVDDPSGRVIALTANPEGAVEWGVDETRILPFPESVGGRYSLWSSIGFPVALAVGMEDFSAMLAGAQAIDTHFREAEGRANGPLLAAFADLYYTRIRGCQTRAVFAYDERLALLPDYLQQLEMESNGKGVTAGGEPVDQPTAPITWGGVGTDAQHAVFQLLHQGTHLIPVDFIASIAPGDELDPAHHRGLLMNCLAQGAALMAGKAADDPARSYPGDRPSATILLDDCDAATFGALIAFHEHRTFASAVLMGINPFDQFGVELGKAMAKSIGSGEGAFDASTIALMKVAGLRA, encoded by the coding sequence ATGAGTAAACAAGCTGACCGAAAGCCCTTGTGGGACCGCCTGAAGGCTCTGCCGCAGCCGACGCTGACCGAATTGTTCGGTGCGGATGAGGCTCGGGTGGAGAAACTCAGCCAGCGGCTCGACTTTGATCTGGGCGAGCTGGGGCAGGTCGGCATGCTGCTCGACTGGTCGAAGACGCATCTGGATGATGATGCGCTGGCGGTGTTCGAGGAGTTGACGGATCGCGCAGGCTTCGATGCTTCGCGCGAAGCTTTGTTCAGCGGCGGTATTGTCAACCCGACCGAAGGACGCGCGGCCACCCACGGCGCGATGCGCGGCAGCGGGACCGAGGCGGATGTTGAGGAAGCCGAGGCTCTGCTCGCCCGCATGGGCATGCTGGTCGAAGCGGTGCATCAGGGCGCGTTCGGCGATATCAATCACCTCATCCATATCGGCATTGGCGGCTCTGCGCTTGGCCCCGATTTGGCGGTCGATGCGCTGACCCGCGACCTCAAGCTGGTCGATGTGCATGTGGTATCGAATATTGACGGGCTGGCGCTCGAACAGGCCTTTGCCGCCTGCAACCCGGCGACAACGATGATCGCGGTCGCGTCAAAGACCTTCACCACCACCGAGACGATGACCAATGCGGCGAGCGCGCTCAAATGGCTCGGCGATAACGGCGTCGATGATCCCAGCGGGCGGGTGATCGCGCTCACCGCCAATCCCGAAGGTGCGGTCGAGTGGGGCGTGGACGAGACGCGCATCCTGCCGTTTCCCGAAAGCGTGGGCGGGCGCTACTCGCTTTGGTCGAGCATCGGATTTCCGGTCGCACTGGCTGTCGGCATGGAGGATTTCAGCGCGATGCTCGCCGGTGCGCAGGCAATCGACACGCATTTCCGCGAGGCCGAGGGACGCGCGAACGGTCCGCTGCTAGCGGCCTTTGCCGACCTCTATTACACGCGCATTCGCGGATGCCAGACGCGCGCAGTCTTCGCCTATGACGAGCGGCTCGCGCTGCTGCCGGACTATCTCCAACAGCTGGAGATGGAGTCGAACGGTAAGGGGGTGACGGCGGGCGGCGAGCCGGTCGATCAACCCACTGCGCCGATAACATGGGGCGGGGTGGGGACTGACGCGCAGCATGCGGTGTTCCAGCTGCTCCACCAAGGCACGCATTTGATCCCGGTCGATTTCATCGCCAGCATTGCGCCGGGTGACGAACTCGACCCAGCGCATCATCGCGGCCTTCTGATGAACTGCCTTGCGCAAGGCGCGGCGCTGATGGCGGGCAAGGCGGCCGACGATCCCGCGCGCTCCTATCCCGGCGACCGGCCCAGCGCGACGATCCTGCTCGACGATTGCGACGCGGCGACATTCGGCGCACTGATCGCGTTCCATGAGCACCGCACATTCGCGAGTGCCGTTCTGATGGGCATCAACCCGTTCGACCAGTTCGGCGTGGAGCTGGGCAAGGCGATGGCAAAGTCGATCGGCAGCGGCGAGGGCGCGTTCGACGCGAGCACAATAGCGCTGATGAAGGTGGCGGGATTGCGGGCATAG
- a CDS encoding DEAD/DEAH box helicase, which yields MTQFDDLGLSQPVLQALDLKGYSTPTPIQEQAIPPVLAGRDLLGIAQTGTGKTAAFMLPSIDRLRESDKQIPFKSCRMLVLAPTRELAMQIAASAKDYGALAGLKVQSIVGGTSVNKDRNKLHRGTDILIATPGRLLDLIDQKAFNLGSVEVLVLDEADQMLDLGFIHALRQINKLVPKERQTLFFSATMPKAIKELVSGYCNNPVQVSVTPESTTAERVEQYLFMVQQDEKQSLLEMILSGRHKVPGDLERVLIFTRTKHGADRVVKKLERAGINANAIHGNKSQPQRQRALDEFRRGKTNVLIATDVAARGIDIPGVSHVINYELPNVPEQYVHRIGRTARAGKDGVAIGFCAEDERAYLKDIRKVIGIELDRLALPDNFRAVVEGVGPTKPAPRGQTRVSTKKIKPKPAGKPKPSAPKHSARKGRPGGGRPGGGGPGGPGGNGGGQRRGGRGRRGGSGGGSGGGGSPRSANG from the coding sequence ATGACTCAATTCGACGATCTCGGGCTGTCACAGCCCGTTCTTCAAGCTCTTGATCTCAAGGGCTATTCCACTCCCACGCCGATTCAGGAACAGGCGATCCCGCCGGTTCTGGCTGGGCGCGACCTGCTGGGCATTGCCCAGACCGGCACCGGCAAAACGGCTGCATTCATGCTCCCCAGCATCGACCGGCTGCGCGAGAGCGACAAGCAAATTCCGTTCAAATCCTGCCGCATGCTGGTGCTGGCCCCGACGCGCGAGCTGGCGATGCAGATCGCTGCCAGCGCCAAGGATTATGGCGCGCTCGCAGGCCTCAAAGTGCAGTCGATTGTCGGCGGCACTTCGGTCAATAAAGACCGTAACAAGCTGCACCGCGGCACCGACATTCTGATCGCCACGCCGGGCCGTCTGCTCGACCTGATCGACCAAAAGGCCTTCAATCTCGGCTCGGTCGAAGTGCTGGTGCTCGACGAGGCAGACCAGATGCTCGACCTCGGCTTCATCCACGCGCTGCGTCAGATTAACAAGCTGGTGCCCAAAGAGCGCCAGACCCTGTTCTTCAGCGCCACCATGCCCAAGGCGATCAAGGAGCTGGTGAGCGGCTATTGCAACAATCCGGTGCAGGTGTCGGTCACTCCCGAAAGCACCACTGCCGAACGGGTCGAGCAATATCTCTTCATGGTCCAGCAGGACGAAAAGCAATCGCTGCTCGAAATGATCCTGTCGGGCCGCCACAAAGTGCCCGGCGATCTTGAGCGTGTGCTGATCTTCACCCGGACAAAGCACGGCGCCGACCGCGTTGTGAAAAAGCTCGAGCGCGCAGGCATCAATGCCAATGCGATCCACGGCAACAAGTCTCAGCCGCAGCGCCAGCGCGCTCTGGACGAGTTTCGCCGAGGCAAGACCAACGTGCTGATCGCCACCGATGTCGCCGCGCGCGGGATCGATATTCCCGGCGTCAGCCACGTCATCAATTACGAGCTTCCCAATGTTCCGGAACAGTATGTCCACCGCATCGGACGCACCGCGCGCGCGGGCAAGGACGGGGTTGCAATCGGCTTTTGTGCAGAGGACGAGCGCGCATACCTGAAGGATATTCGCAAGGTAATCGGGATTGAGCTGGACCGGCTTGCGCTTCCTGACAATTTCCGCGCAGTGGTCGAAGGCGTGGGGCCGACCAAACCGGCTCCGCGCGGCCAGACGCGGGTTTCAACCAAGAAGATCAAGCCCAAGCCTGCCGGAAAGCCCAAACCTTCAGCGCCCAAACATTCCGCACGCAAAGGTAGACCCGGAGGCGGACGCCCCGGTGGCGGCGGCCCCGGCGGACCCGGCGGCAATGGCGGCGGTCAGCGCCGCGGTGGCAGAGGTCGCCGCGGTGGTTCAGGCGGCGGATCGGGTGGCGGGGGTAGCCCCCGCTCGGCCAATGGCTAA
- the gorA gene encoding glutathione-disulfide reductase gives MADSEYDYDLFTIGIGSGGTRASRVAAAHGARVAAAEEYRVGGTCVIRGCVPKKMLVYGAHFAEDLEDAQQFGWTIEGKSFDWVKLRDHVQKDIDRLEGLYGETLDNHGVTIFRERAEITGDHEITLASGKVVTAKYILIATGARPHMPEFEGNEHAITSNEAFHLDQVPKRILIAGGGYIANEFAGIFNEFGSKVTIANRSDVILRSYDPALRDRLLQISLTKGIEFCFNTTFEYVKKQDDGTLLVKMTGHDERVFDQVMIATGRAPNIDGLGLEKVGVELGDRGEIKVDAFSKTNVDYIYAVGDVTDRVQLTPVAIREGQAFADSIFGNVEPYAVDHSCIPSAVFSHPPIASVGMTEGEARNALGNIRVYQSDFRPMKNVVAGRNERGLYKMIVDAADDRIVGIHMIAPEAPEIMQAAAVAVKAGLTKADFDATTAIHPTMAEELVLLK, from the coding sequence ATGGCCGACAGCGAATACGATTACGACCTTTTCACCATTGGTATCGGCTCTGGCGGCACACGCGCCAGCCGTGTTGCCGCCGCGCATGGCGCGCGGGTAGCTGCTGCTGAGGAATACCGCGTTGGCGGCACCTGCGTCATTCGCGGCTGTGTACCTAAGAAGATGCTCGTCTATGGTGCGCATTTCGCCGAAGACCTCGAAGATGCGCAACAATTTGGCTGGACCATCGAAGGCAAGAGCTTTGATTGGGTGAAACTGCGCGATCATGTGCAGAAAGACATAGACCGACTCGAAGGGCTCTATGGCGAGACGCTCGACAATCACGGGGTCACCATTTTCCGCGAACGGGCCGAGATCACAGGCGATCACGAAATCACGCTCGCAAGCGGCAAGGTTGTCACCGCAAAATACATCCTGATCGCCACCGGTGCGCGCCCGCATATGCCCGAATTCGAAGGCAATGAGCACGCGATTACATCGAACGAGGCGTTTCACCTCGACCAAGTGCCAAAGCGCATCCTGATTGCGGGCGGCGGCTATATCGCCAACGAATTTGCCGGAATCTTCAATGAGTTCGGCAGCAAGGTGACGATTGCCAACCGCTCGGACGTCATCCTGCGAAGCTATGACCCGGCTCTGCGCGACCGATTGCTGCAGATCTCGCTCACTAAGGGGATCGAGTTCTGCTTCAACACCACGTTCGAGTATGTGAAGAAGCAGGATGACGGCACGCTGCTGGTCAAGATGACCGGCCATGACGAACGCGTCTTTGACCAGGTCATGATTGCCACGGGGCGCGCACCCAACATCGATGGGTTGGGGCTGGAGAAAGTCGGCGTTGAGCTGGGCGACAGGGGCGAGATCAAGGTCGACGCATTCTCGAAGACCAATGTTGATTATATCTACGCGGTCGGGGACGTGACAGACCGCGTACAGCTTACGCCTGTCGCAATCCGCGAAGGCCAGGCCTTTGCCGACAGCATTTTTGGCAATGTCGAACCCTACGCGGTCGACCATTCGTGCATCCCGAGCGCGGTCTTCAGCCATCCGCCGATTGCTTCGGTCGGGATGACAGAGGGCGAAGCGCGCAACGCGCTAGGCAATATCCGCGTCTATCAGTCGGACTTCCGACCGATGAAAAACGTGGTCGCGGGGCGCAACGAGCGCGGGCTTTACAAGATGATCGTGGACGCCGCGGATGATCGGATTGTTGGCATTCACATGATCGCGCCCGAAGCACCTGAAATCATGCAGGCCGCAGCGGTCGCTGTGAAGGCGGGGCTGACCAAGGCAGACTTCGACGCCACCACCGCGATCCATCCGACGATGGCAGAGGAGTTGGTGCTGCTCAAATAA
- a CDS encoding SDR family NAD(P)-dependent oxidoreductase — MDVSGKVILLTGGTAGIGREMALQLKAKGAEVIVTGRNPERQAAMREAGFEVIEADLSNAAGVDALIAAWGARDLDVLLNNAGQLIEHDFRKGAVDADLSDEGIYANFSAPIRLIAGFMERLKARKEAAIVNVTSGLAIAPAARQPVYSATKAGLRSYTLSLREQLKGTNIKVIEALPPVVDTQMNDGNPMKKMPADECARQIVEALEKGRDEANIGMTKALRVAESISPSLARSVTLRF, encoded by the coding sequence ATGGACGTATCGGGCAAGGTAATCCTGCTCACCGGTGGCACAGCCGGGATCGGGCGCGAAATGGCGTTGCAGCTGAAGGCGAAGGGGGCCGAGGTCATCGTGACCGGTCGCAACCCTGAGCGGCAAGCGGCTATGCGCGAGGCCGGTTTTGAAGTGATCGAGGCCGACCTTTCCAACGCCGCCGGTGTCGACGCACTGATTGCGGCATGGGGTGCGCGCGATCTCGACGTGCTGCTCAACAATGCGGGGCAATTGATCGAGCATGATTTCCGCAAGGGCGCGGTCGATGCTGACCTGTCCGATGAAGGCATCTACGCCAATTTCTCCGCGCCGATCCGGCTGATTGCGGGCTTTATGGAGCGTCTCAAGGCGCGCAAAGAGGCGGCGATCGTCAATGTGACATCGGGCCTCGCGATTGCTCCTGCTGCGCGCCAGCCGGTCTATTCCGCGACTAAGGCGGGCCTGCGCTCCTACACGCTTTCGCTGCGCGAGCAGCTCAAAGGCACCAATATCAAAGTGATCGAAGCGCTGCCGCCGGTGGTCGATACGCAGATGAATGACGGCAATCCGATGAAGAAAATGCCTGCCGATGAATGCGCACGCCAGATTGTCGAAGCGCTCGAAAAAGGGCGCGACGAGGCCAATATCGGCATGACCAAGGCGCTGCGCGTGGCGGAATCGATTTCGCCTTCCCTGGCGCGCAGTGTGACGCTGCGCTTCTGA
- a CDS encoding acyl-CoA carboxylase subunit beta gives MSANIAEMERRRAAAKLGGGEKRIAAQHAKGKLTARERLDVLLDEGSFEELDAYVEHDCVDFGMADQKVPGDGVVTGSGTINGRLVYVYSQDFTVFGGSLSKRHAEKICKVMDTAMKVGAPVIGLNDSGGARIQEGVASLGGYAEVFQRNVLASGVVPQISLIMGPCAGGAVYSPAMTDFIFMVKDSSYMFVTGPEVVKTVTNEEVTQEELGGAITHTTKTSVADIAYDNGVETLLATRRFYDYLPLSNREEGPVVPTSDPWDRLEPSLDTLIPDNANQPYDMHEVIAKVLDEGDFFEIQPTHAANIICGFGRVEGRTVGVVANQPMVLAGVLDINSSKKAARFVRFCDAFDIPLVTLVDVPGFLPGTAQELGGIIKHGAKLLFAYAEATVPKITIITRKAYGGAYDVMASKHLRGDLNYAWPTAEIAVMGAKGAVEIIFRQDRGDAEKIAEKTKEYEDRFANPFVAAQRGYIDEVIYPHSTRRRIALGLRKLRTKVLENPWKKHDNIPL, from the coding sequence ATGTCTGCCAATATCGCCGAAATGGAACGCCGCCGCGCAGCTGCCAAACTGGGCGGCGGTGAGAAGCGCATCGCTGCGCAGCACGCCAAGGGTAAGCTGACTGCGCGCGAGCGGCTCGATGTGCTGCTCGACGAAGGCAGCTTTGAAGAGCTCGACGCCTATGTCGAACACGATTGCGTCGATTTCGGCATGGCTGACCAGAAGGTTCCCGGCGACGGTGTCGTCACCGGCAGCGGTACGATCAACGGCCGCCTCGTCTATGTCTATTCGCAGGATTTCACCGTCTTCGGCGGCTCGCTGTCGAAACGCCATGCGGAGAAAATCTGCAAGGTGATGGACACCGCGATGAAAGTCGGCGCGCCTGTGATCGGCCTCAACGATTCCGGCGGTGCGCGCATTCAGGAAGGCGTGGCCTCGCTCGGCGGATATGCCGAAGTGTTCCAGCGCAATGTGCTCGCCAGCGGCGTTGTCCCGCAGATCAGCCTCATCATGGGGCCGTGCGCGGGCGGGGCGGTGTACTCGCCTGCAATGACCGACTTCATCTTCATGGTGAAGGACAGCTCCTACATGTTCGTCACGGGCCCCGAAGTGGTGAAGACCGTCACCAACGAAGAAGTGACGCAGGAAGAGCTCGGCGGCGCGATCACGCATACGACCAAGACTTCGGTTGCCGACATCGCCTACGACAATGGCGTCGAGACGCTGCTCGCGACGCGGCGGTTCTATGACTACCTGCCGCTCTCGAACCGCGAAGAGGGGCCGGTGGTCCCGACCAGCGATCCGTGGGATCGGCTCGAACCGTCGCTCGACACGTTGATCCCCGACAATGCGAACCAGCCCTATGACATGCACGAGGTGATCGCGAAGGTGCTGGACGAAGGCGACTTCTTCGAAATCCAGCCGACCCATGCGGCGAACATCATCTGCGGCTTTGGCCGGGTCGAAGGGCGTACTGTAGGCGTGGTCGCGAACCAGCCGATGGTGCTGGCCGGCGTGCTCGATATCAACTCGTCGAAGAAAGCCGCGCGCTTTGTGCGTTTCTGCGATGCGTTCGACATTCCGCTGGTGACGCTGGTGGACGTCCCCGGCTTCCTGCCCGGCACCGCGCAGGAACTGGGCGGCATCATCAAACACGGCGCGAAACTGCTCTTCGCCTATGCCGAGGCAACCGTGCCCAAGATCACGATCATCACCCGCAAAGCCTATGGCGGCGCCTACGACGTGATGGCGTCAAAGCACCTGCGCGGCGACCTCAATTACGCCTGGCCCACCGCCGAGATCGCGGTGATGGGCGCAAAGGGCGCGGTCGAGATCATCTTCCGCCAAGATCGCGGCGATGCAGAAAAGATCGCCGAGAAAACCAAAGAATACGAAGACCGCTTCGCCAACCCCTTCGTGGCGGCACAACGCGGCTATATCGACGAAGTGATCTACCCGCACTCGACGAGGCGGCGGATCGCGCTGGGTCTAAGGAAGCTGCGGACCAAGGTGTTGGAGAACCCTTGGAAGAAGCACGACAATATTCCTCTCTAA